One window of Candidatus Micrarchaeota archaeon genomic DNA carries:
- the amrS gene encoding AmmeMemoRadiSam system radical SAM enzyme: MDSVARLWKGSGNGKVECTACARRCRIPEGSNGFCFVRQNHNGKLRLVNYGKLEAIQIDPIEKKPFNHFMPGSYVLGVGTSSCNWGCLFCQNHNISKEREINGRDVTPEEVVGLALENNAQCIAFTYNEPTIFIEYAIDVAGLAHMRGLYNLFVTNGYMTEEAVELMKGNIDAAVINLKGNGEQKFSNKYEVVMSNKPVKESLVRLKDSGIHVEITDLIIPGVGDSLKACDELTGWIADNLGTDTPLQFTRFHPDYKMLDSSVTPYQTLEKHYDVAKRNGLDYVYIGNVPGNPHESTYCPSCNSEVIKRYGHYITGYGIDSGGKCKNCSFRIPVFGRPPKVFRYESVKALY; this comes from the coding sequence ATGGATAGCGTGGCGAGGCTGTGGAAAGGGTCAGGAAACGGGAAGGTTGAGTGTACGGCTTGCGCTAGGAGATGCAGGATCCCGGAAGGATCCAATGGCTTCTGTTTCGTGAGGCAAAACCACAACGGAAAGCTACGTCTAGTGAATTACGGGAAGCTGGAGGCGATACAGATAGACCCGATAGAGAAGAAGCCATTCAACCATTTCATGCCGGGAAGTTATGTCCTTGGTGTAGGGACTTCCTCGTGCAATTGGGGGTGCCTTTTCTGCCAGAACCACAACATATCCAAGGAAAGGGAGATAAACGGGAGGGATGTCACGCCGGAGGAGGTTGTGGGGCTTGCGCTTGAAAACAACGCGCAGTGCATTGCGTTTACGTACAACGAGCCGACAATCTTCATTGAATACGCGATAGACGTAGCGGGGTTGGCACATATGAGGGGGCTTTACAACCTTTTCGTCACAAACGGCTACATGACTGAGGAGGCGGTGGAGCTGATGAAGGGCAACATAGACGCCGCAGTGATAAACCTCAAGGGCAATGGGGAGCAGAAATTCTCGAACAAGTATGAGGTGGTGATGTCGAACAAGCCGGTAAAGGAATCGCTTGTAAGGCTGAAGGATTCCGGGATACATGTGGAGATCACAGACTTGATAATACCTGGCGTCGGGGATTCGCTGAAGGCGTGCGACGAGCTGACAGGATGGATAGCGGATAATCTGGGAACTGATACGCCATTGCAGTTCACGCGTTTCCACCCGGATTACAAAATGCTGGATTCGTCGGTTACTCCGTATCAGACGCTTGAGAAGCACTACGATGTGGCAAAGCGCAACGGCCTCGATTACGTTTACATAGGCAACGTCCCAGGAAATCCCCACGAGAGCACCTATTGCCCGTCCTGCAATTCCGAGGTCATAAAAAGATATGGGCATTACATAACAGGATACGGGATTGATTCAGGCGGCAAATGCAAAAACTGCAGCTTCAGGATACCTGTTTTCGGCAGGCCACCGAAAGTATTTAGATATGAAAGTGTGAAAGCACTATATTAG
- a CDS encoding GTPase translates to MDRKKVIILGAAGRDFHNFNVLFRKDDSYEVVAFTANQIPYISDRIYPKELSGKLYPKGIKIYDESELSTLIKKSGADICIMSYSDLPYVDVMRKASMVNACGADFWLVAPERTMIKSSRPVVAVCAVRTGSGKSQTSRYVAKILRDMGVKTVIIRHPMPYGILKDQIVERFSTIKDLEKYKTTIEEREDYEPHIRNRFVVYAGVDYGEILHKAEDESDIIIWDGGNNDAPFIKPDLFITVADPLRAGNELTYYPGETVARMADIIIINKVNSATPEELSLLEKDIRQINGSAKVIYADSVVMPDNPELIKGKRVLVVEDGPTITHGGMRLGAGMVAAKDFGASELVRAKDYAVGEIKATFKKYPNLGVELPAMGYSIKQIRDLESTINNADCDVVISATPTNLRNIININKPIVQVNYELAPRGKEFDSIIRKFAEGERG, encoded by the coding sequence ATGGACAGGAAAAAGGTAATAATACTCGGTGCTGCAGGTAGGGATTTCCACAATTTTAACGTCCTTTTCAGGAAGGATGATTCCTACGAAGTCGTTGCGTTCACCGCAAACCAGATACCATACATATCCGACAGGATTTATCCCAAGGAGCTCAGCGGCAAGTTATATCCCAAGGGCATAAAGATATACGACGAATCGGAGCTCTCCACTTTGATAAAGAAATCCGGTGCGGACATCTGCATAATGTCCTACAGCGACCTGCCGTACGTCGATGTTATGAGGAAGGCCAGCATGGTAAATGCCTGTGGCGCGGATTTCTGGCTTGTTGCGCCTGAAAGGACGATGATAAAATCCTCAAGGCCAGTAGTTGCCGTATGTGCTGTAAGGACTGGCAGCGGAAAAAGCCAGACGTCAAGGTATGTCGCAAAGATCCTCAGGGACATGGGGGTTAAGACCGTCATAATCAGGCATCCGATGCCATACGGGATCCTCAAGGACCAGATAGTGGAGAGATTCAGCACGATAAAGGACCTGGAGAAATACAAGACAACCATAGAGGAGAGGGAGGACTACGAGCCACACATAAGGAACAGGTTCGTGGTCTATGCAGGGGTAGACTACGGGGAGATACTGCACAAGGCCGAGGATGAATCGGATATAATAATATGGGACGGCGGGAACAACGATGCCCCTTTCATAAAGCCGGACCTCTTCATCACAGTAGCAGATCCCCTGAGGGCAGGAAACGAGCTCACGTATTATCCGGGGGAAACGGTAGCCAGGATGGCTGACATTATCATAATAAACAAGGTAAACTCCGCCACCCCGGAGGAGCTGTCGCTGCTTGAGAAGGACATTAGGCAGATAAACGGCTCGGCAAAGGTGATATATGCCGATTCCGTGGTGATGCCGGACAATCCCGAACTCATAAAGGGGAAAAGGGTGCTTGTTGTGGAAGACGGACCGACGATAACCCACGGGGGAATGAGGCTTGGCGCGGGAATGGTTGCAGCGAAGGACTTTGGGGCAAGCGAATTAGTAAGGGCCAAGGACTACGCAGTGGGGGAGATAAAGGCAACCTTTAAGAAGTACCCGAACCTTGGGGTTGAGCTTCCAGCGATGGGCTACAGCATAAAGCAGATAAGGGACCTTGAATCGACCATAAACAACGCCGATTGCGACGTTGTGATTTCGGCCACGCCCACAAACCTCAGAAACATAATAAACATAAATAAGCCGATAGTGCAGGTCAATTACGAACTGGCGCCTAGGGGAAAGGAGTTCGACTCAATTATAAGAAAATTTGCAGAAGGTGAAAGGGGATGA
- a CDS encoding vitamin K epoxide reductase family protein, with protein MRKKIILAVLLILGIADASYLTVVHFLPRALECPSIGTTVNCEDVLGSVYSTVFGIPLAAIGLVWFVASLIFLLLGYNRIIKNIWMLFGIGGIIYSATTQSILGKICIYCTTLDVLILLSVYMFLMVKDLE; from the coding sequence ATGAGGAAAAAAATAATACTTGCGGTGCTTTTGATATTGGGAATTGCTGACGCATCCTACCTGACGGTTGTGCATTTCCTGCCCCGCGCGCTGGAATGCCCTTCGATAGGGACAACAGTAAATTGCGAGGACGTATTGGGAAGCGTATATTCAACTGTGTTCGGTATCCCGCTCGCGGCTATCGGGCTTGTATGGTTCGTCGCTTCGCTCATTTTCCTTCTCCTGGGTTACAACAGGATAATAAAGAACATATGGATGCTTTTCGGGATTGGCGGAATCATATATTCTGCCACGACGCAGAGCATATTGGGGAAGATATGCATTTACTGCACAACGCTTGACGTGCTGATATTGCTCAGCGTCTACATGTTTCTTATGGTGAAGGACCTTGAATGA